The following are from one region of the Veillonella nakazawae genome:
- a CDS encoding DMT family transporter, producing MTNRMKAILGASATIAVWATAFPFGKLALQSVDALTLSVARVVGGAILMLIIGVFKGLHIPTSWREWGIYILLGATGNFVYQVVFNEGLRTIPAATSSIIMALTPMVTALMALIVYKDRIRPIGWLFTVTAFVGVAVIILWNSTLTIPMGAIWTLIGMVLFAIYNILNRGLSLKGYNSITIAMWSMFTGAIMALPVADHAIDMIVAAPISAKLAMLYLAFFSSALGFVFWSYAFEHAEKVSDVTNFMYISPIVAAIVAAFLLGEIPNMGLYIGAPVILGSLYLFNRYR from the coding sequence ATGACAAATCGAATGAAAGCTATTTTGGGTGCATCTGCCACGATTGCCGTATGGGCTACAGCATTTCCGTTTGGTAAACTGGCATTACAATCAGTAGATGCATTAACGCTCTCTGTCGCGAGGGTAGTAGGCGGTGCTATACTCATGCTAATTATTGGTGTGTTTAAAGGATTACACATTCCTACATCCTGGCGTGAGTGGGGCATATATATTTTATTAGGTGCTACGGGGAACTTCGTTTACCAAGTTGTGTTTAACGAAGGCTTGCGAACGATACCAGCAGCTACATCAAGTATTATTATGGCTTTGACCCCGATGGTAACGGCTCTGATGGCATTGATTGTTTATAAAGATAGAATACGTCCTATTGGTTGGCTTTTCACCGTAACAGCCTTTGTAGGCGTAGCTGTTATTATTCTTTGGAACTCAACTCTAACGATTCCTATGGGGGCCATATGGACGTTGATAGGGATGGTACTATTTGCAATTTATAACATTCTGAATCGCGGGCTTAGCTTGAAAGGGTATAATTCTATCACCATCGCCATGTGGTCCATGTTTACCGGTGCCATCATGGCATTGCCAGTTGCAGATCACGCTATTGATATGATCGTAGCCGCACCTATTAGTGCAAAGCTTGCCATGCTGTACTTAGCATTCTTCTCTAGTGCACTAGGATTTGTATTCTGGAGCTATGCCTTTGAACATGCTGAAAAGGTGTCTGATGTAACTAACTTTATGTATATCTCGCCGATTGTGGCAGCCATAGTAGCAGCCTTTTTATTGGGCGAAATACCAAACATGGGGCTCTATATTGGGGCACCTGTTATTTTAGGATCTCTATATCTTTTTAATCGATATAGATAA